A genome region from Hypnocyclicus thermotrophus includes the following:
- the leuB gene encoding 3-isopropylmalate dehydrogenase, protein MKKEYRVVAIPGDGIGPEITKVGIEVINKAVEKYDTKINWVEMDAGGCAIDKFGEPLPAKTLEECKKSDAVFLGAVGGWKWDTLPGNKRPEKALLGLRQGLDLFCNLRPAKVFEELKDASPLKNSIVDKGIDILVVRELTGGIYFGEKGRKGEGEDLVGYDVMQYSKKEVKRIAKVAFEAAMKRNKKLTSVEKANVLEVSRVWREAILEIAPEYPEVELNHMYVDNAAMQLVRAPEQFDVIVTGNMFGDILSDEASIITGSIGMLASASLRDDNFGMYEPIHGSAPDIANQNKANPIAQVLSGAMMLRYSFGMNEAADDIENAVNKVLKEGFRTGDIYSEGKVSLGTKEMGEAILKYL, encoded by the coding sequence TTGAAAAAAGAATATAGGGTAGTAGCAATACCAGGAGATGGTATAGGACCAGAAATAACAAAAGTTGGAATAGAAGTTATAAATAAAGCAGTAGAAAAATATGATACAAAAATAAATTGGGTAGAAATGGATGCAGGTGGATGTGCTATTGATAAATTTGGTGAACCTTTACCAGCTAAGACATTAGAAGAGTGTAAAAAATCAGATGCAGTATTTTTAGGAGCTGTTGGTGGATGGAAGTGGGACACTTTACCTGGGAATAAAAGACCTGAAAAAGCTCTTTTAGGACTTAGACAAGGATTAGATTTATTCTGTAACTTAAGACCGGCTAAAGTATTTGAGGAATTAAAAGATGCATCACCATTAAAAAATTCTATTGTTGATAAAGGAATAGATATATTAGTAGTAAGAGAGCTTACAGGGGGAATTTATTTTGGAGAAAAAGGAAGAAAAGGCGAAGGGGAAGATTTAGTAGGATATGATGTAATGCAGTATTCTAAAAAAGAAGTAAAAAGAATAGCGAAAGTAGCATTTGAAGCAGCTATGAAAAGAAATAAGAAATTAACGTCTGTAGAAAAAGCAAATGTATTAGAGGTATCGAGAGTATGGAGAGAAGCAATATTAGAAATAGCACCAGAATATCCAGAAGTTGAACTTAATCATATGTATGTAGATAATGCTGCAATGCAACTTGTGAGAGCACCAGAACAATTTGATGTAATTGTTACAGGAAATATGTTTGGAGATATATTATCGGATGAGGCATCTATTATAACAGGTTCAATTGGAATGCTTGCATCAGCAAGTTTAAGAGATGATAATTTTGGAATGTATGAACCTATCCATGGTTCAGCTCCAGACATAGCAAATCAAAATAAAGCAAATCCAATAGCACAAGTATTATCAGGAGCTATGATGCTTAGATATAGTTTTGGAATGAATGAAGCTGCTGATGATATAGAAAATGCAGTAAATAAAGTATTAAAAGAAGGATTTAGAACAGGAGATATTTATAGTGAAGGAAAAGTTTCTTTGGGGACAAAAGAAATGGGAGAAGCTATATTAAAATATTTATAA
- a CDS encoding DeoR/GlpR family DNA-binding transcription regulator, which produces MLINERYDLILKYLKEKETVSVKELTGVTKSSEATIRRDLIELEKKALLKRVHGGATVIDDNIELSMASKTSINREEKEIIAKFAASIVNDGEYIFLDAGSTTFQMIKYLSKKKIKVVTNGIDHILELVKYNISSYVIGGEIKETTRALIGIEAYEQILKHNFSRAFLGVNSLSYERGYSTPDTEEALIKKTVINLSKKSYILADNSKFGKNSFCKFGKLEEAIIITDKLIDKRFKEKTIVKECK; this is translated from the coding sequence ATGTTAATAAACGAAAGATATGATTTGATTTTAAAATATTTGAAAGAAAAAGAAACAGTAAGCGTGAAAGAATTGACGGGTGTTACGAAAAGTTCTGAAGCAACTATTCGTAGAGATCTTATTGAATTAGAAAAAAAAGCTCTTTTAAAAAGAGTACATGGAGGAGCTACTGTTATTGATGATAATATAGAACTTTCAATGGCAAGTAAAACATCTATTAATAGAGAAGAAAAAGAAATTATCGCAAAATTTGCAGCCTCTATTGTAAATGATGGTGAATATATATTTTTAGATGCTGGTAGTACTACATTTCAAATGATTAAATATTTATCCAAAAAGAAAATAAAAGTTGTAACAAATGGTATTGATCATATTTTAGAATTAGTAAAATATAATATTAGTTCATATGTAATAGGCGGAGAAATAAAAGAAACTACAAGAGCACTTATAGGAATAGAAGCATATGAACAGATTTTAAAACATAATTTTAGTAGAGCTTTTTTAGGAGTAAATAGTCTTAGTTATGAAAGGGGATATTCAACTCCAGATACAGAAGAAGCACTTATAAAAAAGACGGTTATAAATTTATCTAAAAAATCATATATTCTTGCAGATAATTCAAAATTTGGGAAAAATTCATTTTGTAAATTTGGGAAATTAGAAGAAGCTATAATTATAACAGATAAATTAATTGATAAACGATTTAAAGAAAAAACAATAGTAAAGGAGTGTAAGTAA
- a CDS encoding ABC transporter ATP-binding protein — protein sequence MENIIKIENLNLTLNNKWIFKNFNLSLNKNEKILLNSKSGSGKTTLLNIIFGFFYIDSDVYINNNKLNSKNIEKIRENISYIPQNIFFQTMKVIEFIEYIFSLKQYRKKELDILKLEKYLEIFQLDKDILNNFTNKLSGGEKQRLMLIITILLDKDIWLLDEPTSAIDSETKKKVIENILKLDKTMIIVSHDKEWLEYESIKIISW from the coding sequence ATGGAAAATATTATTAAAATAGAAAATTTGAATTTAACTTTAAATAATAAATGGATATTTAAAAATTTTAATCTTAGTCTAAATAAAAATGAAAAAATATTATTAAATTCTAAATCAGGAAGTGGTAAAACAACATTACTAAATATAATATTTGGATTTTTTTATATAGATAGTGATGTGTATATAAACAATAATAAGTTAAATAGCAAAAATATAGAAAAAATAAGAGAAAATATATCTTATATACCTCAAAATATTTTTTTTCAAACTATGAAAGTAATAGAATTTATTGAATATATATTTTCTTTAAAACAATATAGAAAAAAAGAATTAGATATTTTGAAGTTAGAAAAATATTTAGAAATATTTCAATTGGATAAAGATATTCTAAATAATTTCACAAATAAATTATCTGGTGGAGAAAAACAGAGATTGATGTTAATAATTACAATTTTATTAGATAAAGATATTTGGTTGTTAGATGAACCCACTTCAGCAATTGATTCAGAAACTAAAAAAAAAGTAATAGAAAACATTTTAAAATTAGATAAAACAATGATTATTGTATCACATGATAAAGAATGGTTAGAATATGAAAGTATAAAAATAATAAGTTGGTGA
- a CDS encoding 5'-nucleotidase C-terminal domain-containing protein: MSIIKNKFFYIIIIQVIFFQLLFSNDEYKIEKIIRDNKVIGEKIINLKGDIIKEYLYKEYENDRATILDVISRGKRVKKVAELNIIYNNNKKLFAVERDLKGNINEVSFFYTFENKFIEEKRDGNGKLLQFLEYKDDGSIVDVTEEIISKRILEKLTVTEKNKTKILKSLDSLKLILSKDKKILLAQTLKPLNTAKVAEKDVLISQIVTDSIKEYTKTDFVLVNAGLFQNKIDIGNIYYENIKNILTDHKLYTLNLYGYEIIELFNNISKLPKGHREFPNTANLIWETLKNNIVITINGEPLDKYKLYSLTVNEYIKNGNGVYFKLKDKIFSEIPYKTELIVADYLNTIDIIDDSYILEDRIK, from the coding sequence ATGTCTATAATAAAAAATAAATTTTTTTATATAATAATAATTCAAGTTATATTTTTTCAATTATTGTTTTCAAATGATGAATATAAAATAGAGAAAATAATAAGAGATAACAAAGTAATAGGTGAAAAAATAATAAATCTAAAAGGAGATATTATAAAAGAATATCTTTATAAAGAATATGAAAATGATAGAGCAACTATTTTAGATGTAATTTCGAGAGGAAAAAGGGTAAAAAAGGTAGCAGAATTAAATATAATATATAATAATAATAAAAAATTATTTGCAGTAGAAAGAGATTTAAAAGGAAATATAAATGAAGTAAGCTTTTTTTATACGTTTGAGAATAAATTTATTGAAGAAAAAAGAGATGGAAATGGGAAATTACTTCAATTTTTAGAGTATAAAGATGATGGAAGTATAGTTGATGTAACAGAGGAAATAATATCTAAAAGAATTTTAGAAAAATTAACAGTAACAGAAAAAAATAAAACTAAAATTTTAAAATCACTAGATAGTTTAAAATTAATACTTTCAAAAGATAAAAAAATATTATTAGCTCAAACTTTAAAACCTTTAAATACAGCTAAAGTGGCAGAAAAAGATGTATTAATTTCTCAAATAGTAACAGATAGTATAAAAGAGTATACAAAAACTGATTTTGTATTAGTAAATGCTGGATTATTTCAAAATAAGATTGATATAGGTAATATATATTATGAAAATATTAAAAATATTTTAACAGATCATAAATTATATACTTTAAATCTTTACGGATATGAAATAATAGAACTTTTTAATAATATATCTAAATTGCCAAAAGGACATAGAGAATTTCCAAATACAGCGAACTTAATATGGGAAACATTAAAAAATAATATAGTTATTACTATAAATGGTGAACCATTGGATAAATACAAATTATATAGTTTAACAGTAAATGAATATATAAAAAATGGAAATGGTGTATATTTTAAATTAAAAGATAAAATATTTTCAGAAATACCTTATAAAACAGAGCTTATAGTTGCAGATTATTTAAATACAATAGATATTATTGATGATAGTTATATATTAGAGGATAGAATAAAATGA
- a CDS encoding DUF1801 domain-containing protein, translating into MNLASQKNYISFYHLGLYSNKDLLNWFKEEYSKKCNHKLDMGKRCIPFKKFNDIPYDLIADLITKIDVKTWISIYESSKK; encoded by the coding sequence ATTAATTTAGCTTCACAAAAAAATTATATTTCTTTTTATCATTTAGGATTGTATAGTAATAAAGATTTATTAAATTGGTTTAAAGAAGAATATTCAAAAAAATGTAACCATAAGTTAGATATGGGTAAAAGGTGTATTCCATTTAAAAAATTCAACGACATCCCTTATGATTTAATTGCTGATCTTATAACTAAAATAGACGTTAAAACTTGGATTTCTATTTATGAATCTTCAAAAAAATAA
- a CDS encoding prepilin-type N-terminal cleavage/methylation domain-containing protein, giving the protein MKNNHQNGFTIIELLIAISIITILSTIGYATVSKQMETNAILKMRNQIPTFIKGISELSYETGEKYDISIDFNNYIITAKKNGSTTIYRKLNLEKNLQYCFIDNNNKIQNTLSRNTTSTGNINIGFSIYIFNKKNKAKSKISFVSTTKVVKFLVINRYTPKKDMYLNNFTQNRVITGSELELKDSNNWEKVN; this is encoded by the coding sequence ATGAAGAATAATCACCAAAATGGATTTACCATAATAGAATTGCTTATAGCTATATCTATTATTACTATATTAAGTACAATCGGTTATGCTACTGTATCTAAACAAATGGAAACAAATGCTATACTTAAAATGAGAAATCAGATACCTACTTTTATAAAAGGAATTTCAGAATTATCCTATGAAACTGGAGAAAAATACGATATAAGCATTGATTTCAATAATTATATTATTACAGCTAAAAAAAATGGCTCTACAACTATTTATAGAAAATTAAATTTAGAGAAAAATTTACAATATTGTTTTATTGATAATAATAATAAAATACAAAATACACTGTCTAGAAATACTACTAGCACTGGAAATATTAATATAGGATTTAGTATTTATATTTTCAATAAAAAAAATAAAGCTAAATCTAAAATATCTTTCGTAAGTACTACAAAAGTTGTAAAATTTTTAGTAATTAATAGATATACTCCTAAAAAAGATATGTATTTAAATAACTTTACTCAAAATAGAGTAATTACAGGAAGTGAATTAGAATTGAAAGATTCTAATAATTGGGAAAAGGTGAATTAA
- the alr gene encoding alanine racemase, with translation MYTWLEIDLNKLEKNYNYIKKYTNKNIIPIVKANAYGMGAIEISRFLQNKFNIEIFAVANYKEAIELYNNGITSNILIFNEIESEYLKKSIDKNFIFTIFNLFYLKKWIFYLKNDISKIKFHIKFNTGLNRLGLEKEDIPELIELVHKYNINIAGIYTHFATADSNIKFMKNQIDSFNDIISILKKYNLNYSIIHLSNSPASFNEVIIKENYARIGMALYGLQPIENKNINITPIFKWKAKIIDIRYIKKGEGVSYSQTILNKDSKIGVVPVGYADGYMRQLSNKAYVLYNNNKCKIIGNICMEKIIIDFTDTNAKIDDEVIILGNNIDIEEFAKNSNTIADDIISKFSKTITRRYIYEE, from the coding sequence ATGTATACTTGGTTAGAAATTGATTTAAATAAATTAGAAAAAAATTATAATTACATAAAAAAATATACAAATAAAAATATTATTCCAATAGTAAAAGCAAATGCTTATGGTATGGGAGCTATTGAAATATCAAGATTTTTACAAAATAAATTTAATATAGAGATATTTGCAGTGGCTAATTATAAAGAAGCTATTGAGCTTTATAATAATGGTATCACCTCTAATATTCTTATTTTTAATGAAATAGAGTCTGAATATTTAAAAAAAAGTATTGATAAAAATTTTATTTTTACTATTTTCAATCTATTTTATTTAAAAAAATGGATTTTTTATTTAAAAAATGATATTTCAAAAATTAAATTTCATATAAAATTTAATACTGGTTTAAATAGACTTGGTTTAGAAAAAGAAGATATTCCTGAATTAATAGAATTAGTACACAAATACAATATAAATATAGCTGGAATCTATACACATTTTGCGACTGCTGATAGTAATATTAAATTTATGAAAAATCAAATTGATAGTTTTAATGACATTATTTCTATACTAAAAAAATATAATCTTAATTATAGTATTATTCACTTATCAAATAGTCCTGCTTCATTTAATGAAGTAATTATTAAAGAAAATTACGCTAGAATTGGTATGGCTCTCTATGGCCTTCAACCTATTGAAAATAAAAACATTAATATTACCCCTATTTTTAAATGGAAAGCTAAAATTATTGATATAAGGTATATAAAAAAAGGTGAAGGTGTATCTTATAGTCAAACTATTTTAAATAAAGATAGTAAAATAGGCGTCGTTCCTGTTGGCTATGCTGACGGATATATGCGACAATTATCTAATAAAGCTTATGTTTTATATAATAATAATAAATGTAAAATAATAGGAAATATATGTATGGAAAAAATAATAATTGATTTTACTGATACTAATGCTAAAATCGATGATGAAGTTATTATATTAGGTAATAATATTGATATTGAAGAATTTGCTAAAAATTCTAATACAATAGCCGATGATATCATTTCTAAATTTAGCAAAACAATAACAAGGAGATATATTTATGAAGAATAA
- the glmS gene encoding glutamine--fructose-6-phosphate transaminase (isomerizing), whose protein sequence is MCGIVGYIGERKEVKSILFNGLSKLEYRGYDSAGISILKNGNIITKKAVGKLVNLEKEIINTDMKGFLGIGHTRWATHGKPSVENSHPHLSTNNDITLVHNGIIENYDILKAALIKKGHKFLSQTDTEVIVHLIEDAYEGDIFEAVKKILPLLDGAYAIGVFTKNEPNKLIAARKGSPLVIGVGKNENFIASDIPAILEHTKDAIFLNDGEIAILTKNSVEIFDLNGDKTEKNIKHIEWSLEAAEKGGYDHFMIKEIHEQDRVINDTLRGKVFEDNVKIDEITMSDEELQNIHKIHIVACGTSWHAGLVGKYILEQELRIPVEVEVASEFRYKNPIISNKDLVILISQSGETADTLAGLREAKSKGAKTLGILNVVGSTISREADGTIYTNAGPEIGVASTKAFVSQLIALYILMLFLGEKKNILSKERRKYIISELKLLSKKVKTILNNEKNIEKIAKLFENVNSTMFIGRNINAPIALEGALKLKEISYIHAEGYPSGELKHGPIALIHENFPTVAIATKSHTYEKVKNNVEEIKARSGTIITIASEGDEKIQDISDAVLYVPDTEELFSPVINVIPLQILSYYVAKSRGLDVDKPRNLAKSVTVE, encoded by the coding sequence ATGTGCGGAATAGTAGGTTATATTGGTGAAAGGAAAGAAGTCAAATCTATACTTTTCAATGGTTTATCAAAACTAGAATACAGAGGATATGATTCAGCTGGAATATCTATACTAAAAAATGGAAATATTATTACAAAAAAGGCTGTTGGTAAATTAGTTAATCTTGAAAAAGAGATTATAAATACAGATATGAAAGGTTTTCTTGGAATTGGACATACAAGGTGGGCAACTCATGGAAAACCAAGTGTAGAAAATTCTCATCCTCATTTGTCTACCAATAATGATATTACACTGGTACATAATGGTATTATTGAAAATTATGATATATTAAAAGCTGCTCTTATCAAAAAAGGACACAAATTTTTAAGTCAAACTGATACAGAGGTTATAGTTCATTTAATTGAAGATGCATATGAAGGTGATATATTTGAAGCTGTTAAAAAAATTCTACCACTATTAGATGGAGCTTATGCAATTGGAGTTTTTACAAAAAATGAACCTAATAAGCTAATTGCTGCTAGAAAAGGCTCTCCTTTAGTTATCGGAGTAGGAAAAAATGAAAATTTTATTGCTTCAGATATACCCGCAATATTAGAACATACAAAAGATGCTATTTTCTTAAATGACGGTGAAATAGCAATTTTAACTAAAAATTCTGTTGAAATATTTGACCTTAATGGTGATAAAACAGAAAAAAATATAAAACACATAGAATGGTCTCTAGAAGCTGCAGAAAAAGGTGGTTATGACCATTTTATGATAAAAGAAATTCATGAACAAGATAGAGTGATTAATGATACTCTTAGAGGAAAAGTATTTGAAGATAATGTAAAAATCGATGAAATAACTATGAGCGATGAAGAACTTCAAAATATTCATAAAATACATATTGTCGCTTGTGGAACTTCTTGGCATGCAGGACTTGTAGGAAAATATATACTAGAACAAGAATTAAGAATACCTGTTGAGGTTGAAGTAGCTTCCGAATTTAGATATAAAAATCCTATTATTTCAAATAAAGATCTTGTTATTTTAATAAGTCAATCTGGAGAAACTGCTGATACTTTAGCAGGACTTAGAGAAGCTAAAAGTAAAGGTGCTAAAACTTTAGGAATTTTAAATGTAGTAGGAAGTACTATAAGTCGAGAAGCTGATGGTACTATTTATACAAATGCAGGCCCTGAAATAGGTGTTGCTTCAACAAAAGCCTTTGTTTCTCAATTAATAGCTCTTTATATTTTAATGTTATTTTTAGGAGAAAAGAAAAATATTTTATCAAAAGAGAGAAGAAAATACATTATATCAGAATTAAAATTATTATCTAAAAAAGTCAAAACAATTTTAAATAATGAGAAAAATATAGAAAAAATAGCTAAACTTTTTGAAAATGTAAATAGCACAATGTTTATAGGTAGAAATATAAATGCTCCTATTGCTCTTGAGGGTGCTTTAAAGTTAAAGGAAATATCGTATATTCATGCTGAAGGCTATCCATCTGGTGAATTAAAACATGGTCCTATTGCTCTAATACATGAAAATTTCCCAACTGTAGCAATAGCTACAAAGTCTCATACATATGAAAAAGTTAAAAATAATGTAGAAGAAATAAAAGCAAGAAGTGGAACAATAATAACTATAGCAAGTGAAGGTGATGAAAAAATTCAAGATATTTCTGATGCTGTATTATATGTACCTGATACAGAGGAATTATTTTCTCCTGTTATAAATGTTATTCCTTTACAAATACTATCTTATTATGTAGCAAAATCTAGAGGTTTAGATGTAGATAAACCTAGAAATTTGGCAAAATCAGTAACTGTAGAATAA
- a CDS encoding YifB family Mg chelatase-like AAA ATPase produces MLSRVLSSGYIGLETFIIEVEVDINNGLPSFSIVGLADTAISESRERVRAAMKNSGYQIQPKKIVVNLSPADIKKEGASYDLPIAIGILSCYDIVNKDKFNNYLLIGELSLSGEIKKVNGIINSVILAKEKKFKGIILPAENYYEASLIKDIDIIPVKTLNDVIEFINNNKRIKIKNKIEFIDQNFEIDFKEVKGQTKAKRALEIAAAGGHNIFMIGPPGSGKSMLAKRLNTILPPMNENEIIETTKIYSIAGMLNKDEPFIKTRPFRAPHHTSSDVALIGGGRNPKPGEISLAHNGVLFLDEMAEFPKKVLETMRQPLEDKVVNISRSLYRVSFPSNFMLISASNPCPCGHYGSDTGEFCKCTERDRIRYMNKISGPILDRMDLYVEVRRLSQDELFKYSEGESSQEIYTRVIKARKIQNKRYKNKYINANMTSSDIKKYCELDNQSKDIIKNASKSMNISARSFDRILKVSRTIADLEGSENITYFHILEALNFRKKEN; encoded by the coding sequence ATGTTATCTAGGGTATTAAGTAGTGGTTATATAGGACTTGAAACATTTATTATAGAGGTGGAAGTTGACATTAATAATGGACTTCCATCTTTTTCCATAGTAGGATTAGCTGATACTGCTATATCAGAAAGTCGAGAAAGAGTTCGCGCTGCTATGAAAAATAGCGGTTATCAAATTCAACCAAAAAAAATAGTAGTAAATCTATCTCCCGCTGATATAAAAAAAGAGGGCGCTTCTTATGATTTACCAATAGCTATTGGAATTTTATCTTGCTATGATATTGTAAATAAAGATAAATTTAATAACTATTTATTAATCGGAGAACTTTCTTTAAGCGGTGAAATTAAAAAGGTAAACGGTATTATTAATTCTGTAATACTCGCAAAAGAAAAAAAATTTAAAGGAATTATTTTACCTGCTGAAAATTATTATGAAGCTTCATTAATTAAAGATATTGATATAATTCCAGTAAAAACTTTAAATGATGTTATTGAATTTATTAATAATAATAAAAGAATAAAAATAAAAAATAAAATTGAATTTATAGATCAAAATTTTGAAATAGATTTTAAAGAGGTAAAAGGACAAACTAAAGCTAAGAGAGCTCTTGAAATAGCTGCTGCTGGTGGTCATAATATATTTATGATAGGACCTCCTGGAAGTGGAAAATCTATGCTTGCAAAGCGATTAAATACTATTTTACCACCTATGAATGAAAATGAAATTATTGAAACAACTAAAATTTATAGTATTGCAGGCATGCTTAATAAGGACGAACCTTTTATAAAAACTAGACCATTTAGAGCTCCTCATCATACCTCTTCTGATGTTGCATTAATTGGTGGAGGTAGAAATCCTAAGCCAGGTGAAATATCATTAGCACATAATGGAGTTCTTTTCTTAGATGAGATGGCTGAATTTCCTAAAAAAGTTCTTGAAACAATGAGGCAACCTCTAGAAGATAAAGTTGTTAATATTAGTCGTTCTTTATATAGAGTGTCTTTTCCTAGTAATTTTATGTTAATATCTGCTAGTAATCCCTGTCCTTGTGGACATTATGGTAGTGATACTGGAGAATTTTGTAAATGTACTGAAAGAGATAGAATACGGTATATGAATAAAATATCTGGTCCTATTCTTGATAGAATGGATTTATATGTAGAAGTACGAAGATTATCTCAAGATGAACTTTTTAAATATTCTGAAGGTGAATCTTCTCAAGAGATATACACTAGAGTTATAAAAGCTAGGAAAATTCAAAATAAACGATATAAAAATAAATATATAAATGCAAATATGACAAGTAGTGATATCAAAAAATACTGTGAATTAGATAATCAAAGTAAAGATATAATTAAAAATGCTTCTAAAAGCATGAATATCTCTGCAAGAAGTTTTGATAGAATACTTAAAGTAAGTAGAACTATTGCGGATTTAGAAGGTAGTGAAAATATAACATATTTTCATATACTTGAAGCATTAAATTTTAGAAAAAAAGAAAATTAG
- the pfkB gene encoding 1-phosphofructokinase → MIYTLTLNPSLDYTVIVDEFKENRLNLSKEEYKTAGGKGINVSQVLQNLNVKSIAMGYLAGFTGEFIEKKLKENGILTDFIKLDNGDTRINIKMKSKNSETEINGNSPYISIEKVEKLIKKIKEISKEDIVILAGSVPKSLPSDTYIKIIKSLNKNTKFILDTRTKILKNTSKYKPFLVKPNKDELEEIFNIKLESLEEVIKYGKQLKDIGPQNVIVSLGEKGAIFITKNGIYKAIPPKGELIDSVGAGDSMIAGFTAKYIETSDLLESFKYAVATGTATAYSRGLATKKLTEKLYKEIEIEKI, encoded by the coding sequence ATGATTTATACCTTAACACTTAATCCATCTCTTGATTATACTGTAATAGTTGATGAATTTAAAGAAAATAGATTGAATTTGAGTAAAGAAGAATATAAAACAGCTGGTGGAAAAGGAATAAATGTAAGTCAAGTACTACAAAATTTAAATGTAAAATCTATAGCAATGGGATATTTAGCGGGTTTTACAGGAGAATTTATAGAGAAAAAGCTTAAAGAAAATGGAATCTTAACTGATTTTATAAAATTAGATAATGGAGATACTAGAATAAATATTAAAATGAAAAGTAAAAATAGTGAAACAGAAATAAATGGAAATTCACCATATATATCAATTGAAAAAGTTGAAAAACTTATAAAAAAAATTAAAGAAATTTCAAAAGAGGATATTGTTATTTTAGCTGGAAGTGTACCTAAAAGTTTGCCAAGCGATACATATATTAAAATTATAAAATCATTAAATAAAAATACAAAGTTTATACTAGATACGCGTACTAAGATATTAAAAAATACTAGTAAATATAAGCCATTTTTAGTAAAGCCAAATAAAGATGAATTAGAAGAAATATTTAATATTAAATTAGAAAGTTTAGAAGAAGTTATAAAATATGGAAAACAATTAAAAGATATAGGTCCTCAAAATGTAATTGTATCACTAGGAGAGAAAGGTGCTATATTTATTACTAAAAATGGTATATATAAAGCTATTCCACCTAAAGGTGAGTTAATTGATTCAGTAGGTGCTGGTGATTCTATGATAGCTGGATTTACAGCAAAATATATAGAAACGTCAGATTTATTAGAATCATTTAAATATGCGGTTGCTACAGGTACTGCTACTGCTTATTCAAGAGGGTTAGCTACAAAAAAATTAACAGAAAAATTATATAAAGAAATAGAAATAGAAAAAATATAG
- a CDS encoding ABC transporter permease: MTKDISIYSLGLLILFIIPLIITSIFLKLDIIKKTFFSIFKMCIQLFLVSLYLNYIFTLNNRFINLLYLLIMIIIATLNVANNSNLKLKKFIFYIFISIAFSQVLTLFIFNKFIINLSNIFDAKYIIAVGGMLLGNEISGTIITLNSLYNEVSKKEEKYLFLLTIGANKLEALQESIKISILSSITPTIASMSAIGIVSLPGMMTGQILAGSIPTTAIKYQIAIMLAILNAKFISSILIIIFFNKKCFTPYSLLDKEYFK, translated from the coding sequence ATGACAAAAGATATATCTATATATTCATTAGGATTATTAATATTATTTATAATACCTTTAATAATAACTTCTATATTTTTAAAATTGGATATTATAAAAAAAACTTTTTTTTCGATATTTAAAATGTGTATACAACTTTTTTTAGTATCCCTTTATTTAAATTATATTTTTACACTAAATAATAGATTTATTAATTTATTGTATTTATTAATTATGATAATAATTGCAACACTTAATGTTGCTAATAATAGTAATTTAAAATTAAAAAAATTTATATTTTATATCTTTATTTCAATTGCATTTTCTCAAGTATTAACACTTTTTATATTTAATAAATTTATTATTAATTTATCAAATATATTTGATGCGAAATATATAATAGCTGTAGGCGGAATGCTTTTGGGAAATGAAATTTCAGGAACGATTATTACATTAAATAGTTTATATAATGAAGTAAGTAAAAAAGAGGAAAAATATTTATTTTTATTAACAATAGGTGCTAATAAATTAGAGGCTTTACAAGAAAGTATAAAAATATCTATTTTATCATCGATTACCCCAACAATAGCATCTATGTCAGCAATAGGAATAGTATCTTTACCAGGAATGATGACAGGACAAATATTAGCTGGAAGTATACCCACAACTGCTATAAAATATCAAATAGCTATCATGCTCGCTATACTTAATGCAAAATTTATATCTTCTATTTTAATAATAATATTTTTTAATAAAAAATGTTTTACTCCATACTCTCTACTAGATAAAGAATATTTTAAATAA